One Microbacterium keratanolyticum DNA window includes the following coding sequences:
- the glnA gene encoding type I glutamate--ammonia ligase — translation MFSDSSEVLAYIRENDVKFLDIRFTDLPGVQQHFNIPASTVDETFFAEGQLFDGSSIRGFASINESDLQLIPDVTTAYIDPFREAKTIVMVFDIFNPRTGETYSKDPRQVAKKAEKYLASTGIADTAFFAPEAEFYIFDDVRYEVSAGKSFYSVDSDEAAWNSGRKEEGGNLGNKTPFKGGYFPVAPVDKQSDLRDDICLKLEGVGLQVERSHHEVGTAGQAEINYRFDTMVRAADDVLKFKYIVKNTAEEWGKTATFMPKPLFGDNGSGMHTHQSLWADGKPLFYDENGYAQLSDTARWYIGGLLKHAHAVLAFTNPSLNSYHRLVKHFEAPVNLAYSAGNRSAAIRIPLTGSNPKAKRIEFRVPDAASNPYLCFAAQLMAGLDGIRNRIEPMEPIDKDLYELPPEEAKNIPQVPNSLLDSLEALRNDHDFLLEGGVFTKELIETWIDYKYTKEILPMAQRPHPYEYELYYGV, via the coding sequence ATGTTCAGCGATTCATCTGAAGTGCTCGCGTATATTCGCGAGAACGACGTCAAGTTCCTCGACATCCGTTTCACCGACCTGCCCGGTGTGCAGCAGCACTTCAACATCCCGGCCTCCACCGTCGATGAGACCTTCTTCGCCGAGGGGCAGCTGTTCGACGGCTCCTCTATCCGCGGTTTCGCGAGCATCAACGAATCCGACCTGCAGCTCATCCCCGACGTGACGACCGCGTACATCGACCCGTTCCGCGAGGCGAAGACCATCGTGATGGTGTTCGACATCTTCAACCCGCGCACGGGCGAGACCTACTCGAAGGACCCGCGTCAGGTTGCCAAGAAGGCCGAGAAGTACCTCGCCTCCACCGGCATCGCCGACACGGCGTTCTTCGCCCCCGAGGCAGAGTTCTACATCTTCGACGACGTCCGCTACGAGGTGTCGGCAGGCAAGAGCTTCTACTCGGTCGACTCCGACGAGGCAGCGTGGAACTCCGGCCGCAAGGAAGAGGGCGGCAACCTCGGCAACAAGACGCCCTTCAAGGGCGGATACTTCCCCGTCGCTCCCGTCGACAAGCAGTCCGATCTGCGCGATGACATCTGCCTCAAGCTCGAGGGCGTCGGCCTGCAGGTCGAGCGTTCGCACCACGAGGTCGGCACGGCCGGCCAGGCCGAGATCAACTACCGCTTCGACACGATGGTTCGCGCCGCCGACGACGTGCTGAAGTTCAAGTACATCGTCAAGAACACCGCTGAGGAGTGGGGCAAGACGGCGACGTTCATGCCGAAGCCCCTGTTCGGCGACAACGGCTCGGGCATGCACACCCACCAGTCGCTCTGGGCAGACGGCAAGCCGCTGTTCTACGACGAGAACGGCTACGCGCAGCTCAGCGACACCGCTCGCTGGTACATCGGCGGTCTGCTGAAGCACGCACACGCCGTGCTCGCGTTCACGAACCCCTCACTGAACAGCTACCACCGTCTGGTGAAGCACTTCGAGGCTCCCGTCAACCTCGCATACTCGGCGGGCAACCGCTCGGCCGCGATCCGCATCCCGCTGACGGGCTCGAACCCGAAGGCGAAGCGCATCGAGTTCCGTGTTCCGGATGCCGCATCCAACCCGTACCTCTGCTTCGCCGCGCAGCTGATGGCTGGTCTTGACGGCATCCGCAACCGCATCGAGCCGATGGAGCCGATCGACAAGGACCTCTACGAGCTTCCTCCGGAGGAAGCCAAGAACATCCCACAGGTGCCCAACTCGCTCCTGGACTCGCTCGAGGCACTCCGCAACGACCACGACTTCCTCCTCGAAGGCGGCGTGTTCACCAAGGAACTCATCGAGACCTGGATCGACTACAAGTACACCAAGGAGATCCTGCCGATGGCGCAGCGTCCCCACCCGTACGAGTACGAGCTCTACTACGGCGTCTGA
- the sucB gene encoding 2-oxoglutarate dehydrogenase, E2 component, dihydrolipoamide succinyltransferase, whose product MSTSVVLPALGESVTEGTVTRWLKQVGETVQADEGLLEISTDKVDTEIPSPVTGVIEEILVGEDETVEVGALLARIGDGSGAAAPAAAPEAAAPAAPAPAAEPAPAPAAEAAPAPAAEAPAAPAASGDSTDIVLPELGESVTEGTVTRWLKQVGDTIEVDEALLEISTDKVDTEIPSPVAGVLQEILAAEDETINVGAVLARVGSGAAPAASAPAEAPAAPAEAPAAPAPAQPAASPAAPAQPAAAPAAPAAPAPAAPAAAPASAPAPASTEADDTSLYVTPLVRRLAAQQGVDLSTVKGTGVGGRIRKEDVLNAAKSAPAAAAPAAAAAPAPLEVSPLRGTTQPMSRLRKVLAERAVASMQQTAQLTTVVEVDVTKLADFRDATKASFLEKTGDKLSFLPFFALAAAEALQAFPIINSTVEGDQIVYPATENLSIAVDTERGLLTPVLRDAASKNIAEIAHEIADLANRTRQNKLKPDELAGGTFTLTNTGSRGALFDTPVVFLPQSAILGTGTVVKRPGVVTVDGSPAISIRSYVYLALSYDHRTIDGADAARFLGAIKARLEAADFASQLGA is encoded by the coding sequence ATGAGCACATCCGTGGTCCTCCCCGCTCTCGGCGAGAGCGTCACCGAGGGTACGGTCACCCGTTGGCTCAAGCAGGTCGGTGAGACGGTGCAGGCAGACGAAGGCCTGCTCGAGATCTCAACCGACAAGGTCGACACGGAGATCCCCTCGCCCGTTACCGGCGTGATCGAGGAAATTCTTGTCGGCGAGGACGAGACCGTTGAGGTCGGCGCCCTGCTTGCGCGAATCGGTGACGGAAGCGGCGCTGCCGCTCCCGCCGCGGCGCCCGAGGCTGCGGCTCCTGCCGCTCCCGCGCCCGCTGCCGAGCCTGCACCCGCCCCTGCCGCCGAAGCAGCACCTGCCCCCGCTGCGGAGGCACCCGCTGCTCCCGCCGCATCCGGTGACAGCACGGACATCGTGCTTCCGGAGCTCGGCGAAAGCGTCACCGAAGGCACCGTCACCCGCTGGCTGAAGCAGGTCGGCGACACGATCGAGGTCGACGAGGCACTTCTGGAGATCTCGACCGATAAGGTCGACACCGAGATCCCCTCGCCAGTCGCCGGCGTGCTCCAGGAGATCCTGGCTGCTGAAGACGAGACGATCAACGTCGGTGCCGTCCTCGCCCGTGTCGGCAGCGGCGCAGCCCCGGCTGCTTCCGCACCGGCTGAGGCTCCGGCCGCACCGGCTGAGGCTCCAGCGGCTCCCGCTCCCGCACAGCCCGCGGCGTCGCCGGCCGCTCCCGCGCAGCCCGCAGCAGCACCGGCCGCTCCCGCGGCGCCTGCTCCCGCTGCGCCTGCGGCAGCACCGGCTTCCGCGCCGGCGCCTGCATCCACCGAAGCAGACGACACCAGCCTGTACGTCACGCCTCTCGTGCGCCGTCTGGCCGCGCAGCAGGGCGTCGACCTGAGCACGGTCAAGGGAACCGGTGTCGGCGGACGCATCCGCAAGGAAGATGTCCTGAACGCCGCGAAGAGCGCCCCCGCCGCTGCCGCTCCTGCTGCTGCCGCCGCTCCGGCGCCGCTCGAGGTCTCGCCGCTGCGCGGCACGACCCAGCCGATGTCGCGCCTGCGCAAGGTGCTTGCTGAGCGCGCTGTCGCGTCGATGCAGCAGACCGCACAGCTGACGACCGTCGTCGAGGTCGATGTCACGAAGCTCGCGGACTTCCGCGATGCGACGAAGGCATCGTTCCTGGAGAAGACGGGCGACAAGCTGTCGTTCCTGCCGTTCTTCGCCCTGGCTGCGGCCGAGGCACTGCAGGCGTTCCCGATCATCAACTCGACCGTCGAGGGCGACCAGATCGTGTACCCGGCGACCGAGAACCTCTCGATCGCGGTTGACACCGAGCGTGGCCTGCTCACGCCGGTGCTGCGCGACGCGGCGAGCAAGAACATCGCCGAGATCGCTCACGAGATCGCTGACCTGGCGAACCGCACGCGTCAGAACAAGCTGAAGCCGGACGAGTTGGCGGGTGGTACGTTCACGCTGACCAACACCGGCTCGCGTGGCGCGCTGTTCGACACCCCCGTGGTGTTCCTGCCGCAGTCGGCCATCCTCGGCACCGGCACGGTCGTCAAGCGCCCCGGCGTGGTGACCGTGGACGGCAGCCCGGCGATCTCGATCCGCTCGTACGTCTACCTCGCACTGTCGTACGACCACCGTACGATCGACGGCGCTGACGCTGCGCGCTTCCTCGGAGCCATCAAGGCTCGCCTCGAGGCTGCAGACTTCGCGTCGCAGCTCGGAGCGTAA
- a CDS encoding RimK family alpha-L-glutamate ligase gives MKLAVLSRAPQAYSTQRLRAAALQRGHQVKVLNTLRFAIDLTADEPDLHYRGRQLSDYDAILPRIGNSITYFGTAVVRQFEQMDVYTPNTANGISSARDKLRANQILSRHNIAMPATAFVRNRADVRPAIERVGGAPVVIKLLEGTQGIGVILAPQVKVAEAIIETLHSTKQNVLIQKFIQESRGRDIRALVVGDRVVAAMRRVANGDEFRSNVHRGGTVEPVTLDPEYEQAAVRSAQIMGLRVAGVDMLEGDDGPLVMEVNSSPGLQGIETATKLDVAGAIIDYIANQVAFPEIDVRQRLTVSTGYGVAELLVHGGADLVGKTLGESGLWERDITVLTLHRGVTVIPNPRKHVVLEAEDRLLCFGKLDEMRSMIPERRRRRAKVRRLPKEPLS, from the coding sequence GTGAAGCTCGCCGTCCTCTCCCGCGCCCCGCAGGCGTACTCCACCCAGCGTCTCCGTGCTGCAGCGCTGCAGCGTGGCCACCAGGTGAAGGTTCTCAACACTCTGCGTTTCGCGATCGACCTGACCGCGGATGAACCGGACCTGCACTATCGAGGACGCCAGCTCAGCGACTACGACGCGATTCTGCCGCGTATCGGCAACTCGATCACCTACTTCGGCACCGCTGTGGTGCGCCAGTTCGAGCAGATGGACGTGTACACGCCCAACACGGCCAATGGAATCTCCAGTGCTCGCGACAAGCTGCGCGCGAACCAGATCCTCTCGCGTCACAACATCGCGATGCCGGCGACCGCATTCGTGCGCAACCGTGCCGACGTGCGCCCCGCCATCGAGCGTGTCGGCGGAGCCCCGGTCGTCATCAAGCTGCTTGAGGGCACGCAGGGCATCGGCGTCATCCTCGCGCCGCAGGTCAAAGTCGCCGAGGCGATCATCGAGACGCTGCACTCGACCAAGCAGAACGTGCTGATCCAGAAGTTCATCCAGGAGAGTCGCGGACGCGACATCCGTGCCCTGGTCGTGGGTGATCGCGTCGTCGCCGCGATGCGCCGCGTCGCCAACGGCGACGAGTTCCGCTCCAACGTGCACCGTGGCGGCACAGTCGAGCCTGTGACCCTCGACCCCGAGTACGAGCAGGCGGCCGTGCGTTCCGCGCAGATCATGGGCCTGCGCGTCGCCGGAGTCGACATGCTCGAGGGCGACGACGGCCCATTGGTCATGGAGGTCAACTCCTCGCCTGGACTTCAGGGCATCGAGACGGCGACGAAGCTCGATGTCGCAGGTGCGATCATCGACTACATCGCCAACCAGGTCGCCTTCCCCGAGATCGATGTGCGCCAGCGCCTCACGGTCTCGACGGGTTACGGCGTCGCTGAGCTCCTCGTCCACGGCGGTGCCGATCTCGTCGGCAAGACGCTGGGGGAGTCGGGGCTCTGGGAGCGCGACATCACCGTTCTTACGCTGCACCGCGGCGTGACCGTCATCCCGAACCCTCGCAAGCATGTCGTGCTCGAGGCGGAAGACCGTCTGCTGTGCTTCGGAAAGCTCGATGAGATGCGCTCCATGATCCCGGAGCGTCGCCGTCGCCGCGCGAAGGTGCGACGTCTGCCGAAAGAGCCGCTCTCCTGA
- a CDS encoding DUF4191 domain-containing protein: MAKAPAPEKRPGFFSQISSLFRFTREEYPWLPWAQIAVLLFGIGIGLVIGYLIQPVTWWGVTLWGITGLMLGILAALFLMTRLSTKAMYKKIDGMPGATGHVLTTSLGRHWQAPDMPVGVNPKTQDAVFRAVGRGGIVIVGEGARGRLTRLINDEKTKAQRVAQGVPVNVFYVGHGDDEVEIAQLSKTIKKLPKAINKPTMAAVIKRLESVSQSLSSLPIPKGIDPLKARAQRPR; encoded by the coding sequence ATGGCAAAAGCACCCGCGCCTGAGAAGCGTCCTGGCTTCTTCTCGCAGATCTCCTCCCTGTTCCGGTTCACCCGCGAAGAGTACCCGTGGCTTCCGTGGGCGCAGATCGCGGTGCTGCTGTTCGGCATCGGCATCGGCCTCGTCATCGGCTACCTGATCCAGCCGGTCACCTGGTGGGGTGTGACGCTGTGGGGCATCACCGGCCTCATGCTCGGCATCCTCGCCGCTCTCTTCCTGATGACACGCCTGTCGACCAAGGCGATGTACAAGAAGATCGACGGCATGCCCGGTGCTACCGGTCACGTCCTCACGACGAGCCTCGGTCGCCACTGGCAGGCTCCTGACATGCCCGTCGGCGTGAACCCCAAGACGCAGGACGCCGTCTTCCGTGCCGTCGGCCGCGGTGGCATCGTCATCGTCGGAGAAGGTGCACGCGGTCGCCTCACCCGTCTCATCAACGATGAGAAGACCAAGGCGCAGCGCGTCGCGCAGGGCGTCCCCGTCAACGTCTTCTATGTCGGCCACGGCGACGACGAGGTCGAGATCGCCCAGCTGTCCAAGACCATCAAGAAGCTTCCCAAGGCGATCAACAAGCCGACCATGGCAGCTGTCATCAAGCGCCTCGAGTCGGTGTCGCAGTCGCTGTCGTCGCTGCCGATCCCGAAGGGCATCGACCCGCTCAAGGCTCGCGCACAGCGTCCGCGCTGA
- a CDS encoding diacylglycerol/lipid kinase family protein — MTTMGVIWNPTKVDEAELRTAIESVHAGEDVRWWETTEQDPGRGMAEEAVRVGCAVVYAAGGDGTVRAVAEALVDTDVALAIIPRGTGNLLARNLGVPLGDVRAAVEHAAAAEGHTIDVGEVRIIEGDDEGVHGFLVMVGLGLDAQMLAATDDDLKAKAGWLAYVQALGQAAAATELVGAQIALDDEESQDISVHTLLIGNCGMIQGGITLLPDAVPDDGLIDVLVISAEGVRGWLDTAKSLLWDNGLKRMLGGADEAVSTEFTSHASVTRVRVELDEPQQFEIDGEEVGAVRVFEVGVRAASLLVR; from the coding sequence ATGACGACGATGGGCGTGATCTGGAATCCGACGAAAGTCGATGAGGCGGAACTGCGTACGGCGATCGAGAGCGTCCATGCCGGTGAGGACGTGCGCTGGTGGGAGACCACCGAGCAGGACCCCGGTCGCGGCATGGCGGAGGAGGCCGTGCGCGTCGGCTGTGCCGTCGTCTACGCCGCCGGTGGTGACGGCACGGTGCGGGCCGTCGCGGAGGCGCTGGTGGACACGGATGTGGCGCTCGCGATCATCCCGCGGGGAACCGGCAACCTGCTTGCGCGGAACCTCGGCGTGCCCCTCGGCGATGTGCGCGCCGCGGTCGAGCACGCTGCGGCGGCAGAAGGGCACACCATCGACGTGGGAGAAGTGCGCATCATCGAGGGGGATGACGAGGGCGTCCATGGATTCCTCGTGATGGTCGGTCTGGGGCTCGACGCGCAGATGCTCGCTGCGACCGACGACGATCTGAAGGCGAAGGCGGGCTGGCTCGCGTACGTGCAGGCACTCGGCCAGGCGGCAGCAGCGACAGAGCTCGTCGGAGCCCAGATCGCCCTGGACGATGAGGAATCTCAGGACATCTCCGTGCACACGCTGCTGATCGGCAACTGCGGGATGATCCAGGGCGGCATCACCTTGCTTCCGGATGCGGTTCCCGACGACGGCCTCATCGACGTTCTCGTGATCAGTGCAGAGGGCGTCCGCGGATGGCTCGACACGGCGAAATCGCTGCTGTGGGACAACGGCCTCAAGCGAATGCTGGGCGGTGCCGATGAGGCCGTCAGCACCGAGTTCACCAGCCACGCATCGGTCACGCGGGTGCGGGTCGAACTCGACGAGCCTCAGCAGTTCGAGATCGACGGTGAGGAAGTCGGCGCGGTGCGCGTCTTCGAGGTCGGAGTGCGCGCGGCATCTCTTCTCGTCCGCTGA
- a CDS encoding ATP-dependent zinc protease family protein, with translation MDQTSHSSTLVGWREWVSLPDADIQWVKAKIDTGARSSSLHAHNIVEFERDGVPWVRFDVQPWQHAASEHITVERPIFDRREVRSSSGHTQKRLFVLLDVVLAGERVTAEVTLTNRSSMGFRMLIGREALRRGFIVNPAKSYFGERPSKTLRRRNRGR, from the coding sequence ATGGATCAGACATCTCATTCAAGCACCCTTGTGGGGTGGCGTGAGTGGGTCAGCCTGCCCGATGCGGATATTCAGTGGGTGAAAGCCAAGATCGACACCGGCGCACGCAGTTCTTCGTTGCATGCGCACAACATCGTCGAGTTCGAACGCGACGGCGTGCCGTGGGTACGTTTCGATGTGCAGCCCTGGCAGCATGCAGCATCCGAGCACATCACGGTCGAGCGCCCGATCTTCGACCGTCGTGAGGTCCGCAGTTCCTCCGGTCACACGCAGAAGCGCCTGTTCGTCCTGCTCGACGTCGTGCTCGCCGGCGAGCGGGTCACGGCTGAGGTGACGCTGACCAACCGCAGCTCGATGGGCTTCCGGATGCTGATCGGCCGCGAAGCCCTGCGCCGCGGATTCATCGTGAACCCTGCGAAGTCCTACTTCGGAGAACGTCCGTCCAAGACACTCCGCCGCCGTAATCGCGGTCGCTGA
- a CDS encoding bifunctional [glutamine synthetase] adenylyltransferase/[glutamine synthetase]-adenylyl-L-tyrosine phosphorylase, protein MARPDGSVSLSALARLGFAELSAASSALDELSTLLDIPRATLLEGADAADPDAAVRSMLHVARRDAVPLQALWRHESARRTVWRVFGASTGLADFFVRHPAELQVLADPGDALPGPEELRRRLLDAVGAVDGRARSGDEHEVESLRIAYRRSLAQIAAIDLLHPAPADFIREVSAALADIAGAALEAALAVARARVSETVAADKVANAQLAVIGMGKAGARELNYVSDVDVIFVGGSTDESVLDEASAVDIATKLARETMRVLSGFEIEPPLWEVDAALRPEGKQGALVRSLSSHVAYYDRWAKSWEFQALLKARPLAGDEELGAAYIRQVQSKVWTSAARQDFVDSVQRMRERVTEHIDPEDAPYQIKLGSGGIRDIEFTVQLLQLVHGLTDETLRTRGTLESLDALVAGGYIGRAEASAFAEDYCRLRLMEHRLQLRELSRTHLMPRTDAGLRILARATGLAESGSAIWDRWESIRREVRDIHTRLFYRPLLSAVAGLPEEERTLSTEQAHDRLAAIGFRDPAGALRHIGALTSGLSRKATIQRHLMPVMVRWFADGSDPDYGLIAFRRISERLGDTPWFLRMLRDSAGAAESLTRLLSTSRFVGELMEWTPESVAWLDSPELLRPRSRAALDEEARAIQTRHSVLKDAVRSVRALRRRELLRTAMGAVLDVLTVEEVATALSDITQATIQSALRAVYRDVVEPEDDSLDFAIIAMGRFGGAELGFGSDADILFVYEPNDVESERASQLAAQIVAGLREHLTDHRVPLELDADLRPEGRNGPIVRTFDAYAEYYRRWSLSWEAQALLRARGIAGSNTLIGRFMTLADSVRYPAEVEQTGLREIKRIKARVEGERLPQGADPKRHLKLGPGTLSDVEWLVQIIQLEHAHRIPGLRTTSTLDALHVATTHDLIPEEQSAMLRDAWLLSSRLRSAITLLTGQTSDILPADRRQLDAIARILGYPDRSATALEEEYFRVTRRARRAFEALFYG, encoded by the coding sequence ATGGCCCGGCCCGACGGATCGGTCTCGCTGTCGGCGCTTGCGCGCCTTGGTTTCGCGGAGCTGAGCGCCGCATCGTCCGCGTTGGACGAGCTGTCGACGCTGTTGGACATCCCGCGCGCGACGCTGCTTGAGGGCGCGGATGCGGCCGACCCGGATGCCGCGGTGCGATCCATGCTGCACGTGGCGCGTCGCGATGCGGTGCCCCTGCAGGCGCTCTGGCGGCATGAGAGCGCGCGGCGCACGGTCTGGCGTGTGTTCGGTGCCTCCACGGGACTCGCGGACTTCTTCGTGCGGCACCCCGCGGAGCTGCAGGTTCTGGCCGACCCCGGTGACGCACTGCCCGGGCCGGAGGAGCTGCGCCGCCGTCTTCTCGACGCGGTCGGCGCCGTTGACGGACGTGCACGTTCCGGCGACGAGCATGAGGTCGAATCCTTGCGCATCGCCTACCGGCGGAGTCTGGCGCAGATCGCGGCGATCGACCTGCTGCATCCCGCGCCGGCCGATTTCATCCGCGAGGTGTCGGCAGCACTCGCAGACATCGCAGGGGCCGCGCTCGAAGCCGCACTCGCCGTCGCGCGTGCGCGTGTCTCCGAGACCGTTGCCGCAGACAAGGTCGCGAACGCCCAATTGGCCGTGATCGGCATGGGCAAGGCCGGTGCGCGCGAGCTGAACTACGTCAGCGACGTCGATGTCATCTTCGTGGGCGGAAGCACCGACGAGAGCGTGCTCGACGAGGCATCCGCGGTCGATATCGCCACGAAGCTCGCCCGAGAGACCATGCGCGTGCTCTCGGGCTTCGAGATCGAGCCGCCGCTCTGGGAGGTCGACGCGGCGCTGCGCCCGGAAGGCAAGCAGGGGGCGCTAGTGCGCTCGCTCAGCTCGCACGTCGCCTACTACGACCGCTGGGCGAAAAGCTGGGAGTTCCAGGCGCTCCTCAAAGCCCGACCGCTCGCTGGCGATGAAGAACTGGGGGCGGCGTACATCCGCCAGGTGCAGTCGAAGGTCTGGACGAGCGCGGCGCGTCAGGACTTCGTCGACAGCGTGCAGCGCATGCGCGAGCGCGTCACGGAGCACATCGATCCGGAGGATGCGCCGTACCAGATCAAGCTCGGCTCCGGAGGCATCCGCGATATCGAGTTCACGGTGCAGTTGCTGCAGCTGGTCCACGGTCTGACGGATGAGACGTTGCGCACGAGGGGCACCCTGGAGAGCCTGGACGCGCTCGTCGCGGGTGGGTACATCGGCCGCGCCGAAGCGAGCGCGTTCGCCGAGGACTACTGCCGACTGCGACTCATGGAGCACCGTCTGCAGCTGCGCGAGCTCAGCCGTACGCATCTCATGCCGCGCACCGACGCGGGGCTGCGCATCCTCGCCCGAGCGACAGGCCTGGCCGAATCCGGCTCCGCGATCTGGGACCGCTGGGAGTCGATCCGCCGTGAGGTGCGCGACATCCACACCCGCCTCTTCTACCGCCCGCTGCTGAGCGCGGTCGCGGGGCTGCCCGAGGAAGAGCGCACCCTCTCGACCGAGCAGGCACACGATCGTCTCGCGGCCATCGGCTTCCGCGACCCTGCTGGCGCGCTGCGCCATATCGGCGCCCTCACGAGCGGACTGAGTCGCAAGGCCACGATCCAGCGACACCTCATGCCGGTCATGGTGCGATGGTTCGCTGACGGAAGCGACCCTGACTACGGGCTGATCGCTTTCCGACGCATCAGCGAGCGTCTCGGGGACACCCCGTGGTTCCTGCGGATGCTGCGCGACTCCGCCGGTGCAGCCGAGAGCCTGACACGACTGCTGTCGACTTCGCGCTTCGTCGGCGAACTCATGGAGTGGACGCCCGAGTCTGTCGCCTGGCTCGACAGTCCCGAGTTGCTGCGCCCACGCAGCCGTGCAGCGCTCGACGAGGAGGCCAGGGCGATCCAAACGCGCCACAGCGTGCTGAAGGACGCCGTGCGCTCCGTGCGGGCCCTGCGACGCCGGGAACTGCTGCGTACGGCCATGGGTGCCGTGCTAGACGTGCTGACCGTCGAGGAGGTCGCGACAGCGCTGAGCGACATCACACAGGCGACGATCCAGTCGGCGCTCCGAGCTGTGTATCGCGACGTCGTCGAGCCCGAAGACGACAGCCTCGACTTCGCGATCATCGCGATGGGGCGTTTCGGCGGTGCCGAACTCGGATTCGGCTCCGATGCCGACATCCTCTTCGTCTACGAGCCGAACGACGTCGAGTCCGAGCGGGCGAGCCAACTCGCCGCACAGATCGTCGCAGGCTTGCGTGAGCATCTGACCGACCACCGCGTGCCGCTGGAGCTCGACGCAGACCTGCGACCCGAGGGGCGCAACGGTCCGATCGTGCGCACGTTCGACGCCTACGCCGAGTACTACCGGCGCTGGTCCCTGTCGTGGGAAGCGCAGGCGCTGCTGCGTGCGCGGGGGATCGCGGGGAGCAACACCCTCATCGGCCGATTCATGACGCTCGCCGACAGCGTGCGTTATCCCGCCGAGGTCGAGCAGACGGGACTTCGTGAGATCAAGCGGATCAAGGCTCGTGTCGAGGGGGAGCGGCTGCCGCAGGGGGCGGATCCGAAGCGTCACCTGAAGCTCGGTCCCGGCACTTTGAGCGACGTGGAGTGGCTCGTCCAGATCATTCAGCTGGAGCATGCCCACCGCATTCCTGGTCTGCGGACGACGTCCACGTTGGACGCGCTGCACGTCGCGACCACGCACGATCTCATCCCAGAAGAGCAGTCGGCGATGCTTCGCGACGCTTGGCTTCTCTCGAGCAGACTGCGCTCGGCGATCACCCTGCTCACCGGGCAGACGAGTGACATCCTTCCCGCGGACCGACGTCAGCTGGACGCGATCGCCCGAATTCTGGGGTATCCGGACCGCTCGGCGACGGCGCTCGAAGAAGAGTACTTCCGAGTGACCCGACGGGCACGGCGCGCGTTCGAGGCCCTCTTCTACGGATAG
- a CDS encoding RDD family protein, producing the protein MPESVSTFPGERLGLPKTGPGSVARPGRRIGALAIDYFAATLIATAFFGYNQFALPTEAGASLWSPLIVFAVLQILFIPTVGGSPGHRILGMRLVMLGGGWVGLWRPIVRTALIVIVIPAVIWDADQRGLHDKAVGTVLIRA; encoded by the coding sequence ATGCCCGAATCTGTGAGTACATTCCCCGGTGAGCGCCTCGGACTCCCGAAGACCGGCCCAGGGAGCGTCGCACGACCCGGCCGTCGCATCGGGGCGCTCGCGATCGACTACTTCGCAGCGACGCTGATCGCGACTGCCTTCTTTGGGTACAACCAGTTCGCCCTGCCGACGGAGGCGGGTGCCTCGCTCTGGTCGCCTCTCATCGTCTTCGCCGTGCTGCAGATCCTGTTCATCCCGACCGTCGGCGGAAGCCCGGGGCACCGAATCCTCGGCATGCGCCTCGTGATGCTCGGGGGCGGCTGGGTGGGGCTGTGGCGGCCGATCGTGCGCACGGCGCTGATCGTCATTGTCATCCCGGCCGTCATCTGGGATGCTGACCAGCGCGGCCTGCACGACAAGGCTGTGGGAACGGTGCTCATCCGCGCCTGA